A genome region from Scyliorhinus canicula chromosome 16, sScyCan1.1, whole genome shotgun sequence includes the following:
- the klhdc7a gene encoding kelch repeat and BTB domain-containing protein 11 produces MEFAGKAIVSAAFVVTLTLIYRYYKLRAVNAAQSRVPESPDARESGEKDHKDTGQEILPLLSSQTVNSEQNIHNATGHIVADQFSNKPDSKTQSVDRTADDGDKETETLRTPDELNNGRGVAKTNQQKAKVRRLGVSKPVRNRLAVKGLTEPQVKAPTLNTTTASINGECAVKSIQAEECDKLDLNNKSSESAGVYRKSCENIIIVAKQDCSNNVSSQTYFEQELDVCSNGESQLGQNNCSFDVLSAADGTKKIYLPAIFTETQDHLVSPASNAIKCAQDKLVEKQPTELTENEMLEGLINWQNTAGSSGEHENITSACKIYPEIKIPRSNTPSVQSTYQVKHEKAKAGNESEGELNVLQFSAEANLSDHKIISTSEMASEGKEDRDKSDTCSMTQITKDPASPAVDSFKVPAFQCQVRDQRNTYCCLSSGQGTRVPSQSMTVKTKVVESPVPDSNPSEHPKTSNISSEAPSCPTKSAIQTTIDERTVLRKDSISAIAETPAFLIGFHSETREFSERGHSSQLNSRTPSVDDLSSSSLGSLVDSLYLSQPDLSKETPVEVVARANFIQIPLNNQSTVEVMKCRLDLGNCYEILCVAKKHNLKDLQDAAYQVMSDNYLQVLKNPNIYGQLKADERELILTRRMYGRTYFMVADVDVQENVWAKTTVQPSTEGQSTARPQKPSQTNHKLYYYKEENDSWYPLVNMTFESISKDCALCTMFNYLFVVAGCQGIGKEIKLSNKVFCYNPVTNIWSEIMALNQARPNCKLVALDGYLYAIGGECLSTVERYDPRIDRWTFTAPLPQGTFTITHKATVCNGEIYLTRGTFYHQLLKYNAREDTWNVCAMMSRKDKTADIAAVKNFIYRFEINQHFGISVYRYHIITKVGEECATKRLCNLAPFQCVVMDDTIYCINKQFLMQFVAHEVSPCFRAEDCTALPGAKGVLFPFVLTLPERDSLQTRV; encoded by the coding sequence AGCTCGCAAACGGTGAACAGTGAGCAAAATATTCATAATGCAACGGGGCACATTGTTGCCGATCAGTTCTCCAACAAGCCGGACTCGAAAACGCAGTCAGTGGATAGGACAGCTGATGACGGTGACAAGGAAACAGAGACTCTCCGGACCCCAGATGAGCTAAACAACGGACGAGGGGTAGCCAAAACCAACCAGCAAAAGGCAAAGGTTAGACGACTCGGTGTCTCCAAGCCAGTGAGGAACCGCCTGGCCGTGAAAGGGCTGACAGAGCCGCAAGTTAAAGCTCCAACTCTAAACACCACGACAGCTTCAATTAATGGTGAGTGTGCTGTCAAAAGCATTCAAGCTGAGGAATGTGATAAACTGGATCTCAACAATAAAAGCTCTGAGTCAGCAGGCGTCTACAGAAAAAGCTGTGAAAACATTATAATAGTCGCAAAGCAGGATTGCTCGAACAATGTCAGTTCTCAAACATATTTTGAGCAAGAATTAGACGTTTGCAGCAATGGGGAGTCTCAGCTGGGTCAGAATAATTGTTCCTTTGATGTCCTGAGTGCTGCCGATGGcacaaaaaaaatatatttgcCTGCAATTTTTACTGAGACCCAAGATCATCTCGTTTCACCTGCTTCGAACGCAATTAAATGTGCTCAGGATAAACTTGTGGAAAAGCAGCCAACTGAACTCACGGAAAATGAGATGCTCGAGGGTCTGATCAACTGGCAGAACACAGCAGGAAGTTCTGGAGAACATGAGAATATCACCAGTGCATGCAAGATATACCCGGAAATCAAAATTCCAAGATCTAATACTCCATCTGTTCAATCTACATATCAAGTCAAACATGAAAAGGCCAAAGCTGGCAATGAATCTGAAGGTGAGCTAAATGTTTTACAGTTCAGTGCGGAAGCGAATCTATCTGATCACAAGATCATTTCGACTTCAGAAATGGCATCTGAGGGGAAAGAAGATAGGGACAAAAGTGACACCTGTTCTATGACTCAAATTACAAAAGATCCAGCTTCTCCTGCTGTAGACAGCTTCAAAGTCCCAGCTTTCCAGTGCCAGGTGAGAGACCAGCGAAATACGTATTGTTGCTTGAGTTCAGGTCAGGGCACTAGAGTGCCCTCTCAGAGCATGACTGTCAAAACAAAAGTAGTCGAGTCCCCTGTACCCGACTCAAATCCTTCTGAACATCCAAAGACTTCTAATATTTCTTCTGAGGCACCATCTTGTCCAACCAAGTCTGCCATCCAAACTACAATAGACGAAAGAACAGTCCTCAGAAAAGACAGTATTTCAGCAATTGCGGAGACCCCAGCATTTTTAATTGGCTTCCACTCAGAGACCAGGGAGTTCTCAGAGAGAGGTCATTCGAGTCAACTGAACTCCAGAACTCCTTCTGTTGATGACCTTAGCTCCAGTTCTTTGGGCTCTCTGGTAGATTCATTATATTTGTCCCAACCAGACCTCAGCAAGGAAACACCAGTAGAAGTTGTTGCCAGAGCCAATTTTATTCAGATCCCTTTGAACAATCAATCGACTGTTGAAGTCATGAAGTGCCGGTTGGATTTGGGGAATTGTTATGAGATCCTATGTGTTGCGAAGAAACACAATTTAAAGGACCTGCAAGATGCTGCTTATCAAGTCATGAGTGATAATTACTTACAGGTTTTGAAGAACCCGAACATTTATGGTCAACTAAAAGCAGACGAGAGAGAGCTGATCCTAACGAGAAGGATGTATGGTAGAACATACTTCATGGTAGCTGATGTGGATGTTCAAGAGAATGTCTGGGCTAAGACCACAGTACAACCCAGCACAGAAGGTCAATCCACTGCTAGGCCACAGAAACCTTCTCAAACCAATCACAAGCTTTATTATTACAAGGAAGAGAATGATTCTTGGTATCCGTTGGTCAACATGACGTTTGAATCAATCTCCAAAgattgtgccctgtgcaccatgtTTAATTACCTGTTCGTTGTGGCTGGTTGTCAGGGCATTGGCAAGGAAATCAAACTTTCCAATAAAGTATTCTGCTACAATCCAGTTACTAACATTTGGAGTGAAATAATGGCACTGAACCAGGCCAGACCCAACTGTAAGCTTGTCGCTTTGGATGGGTATCTCTATGCGATTGGAGGAGAGTGTCTCTCCACAGTAGAGAGGTATGATCCTAGAATAGACAGATGGACATTCACTGCACCTCTACCACAAGGAACCTTTACTATAACGCACAAAGCTACAGTGTGCAATGGGGAGATTTACCTGACCAGGGGTACCTTCTACCATCAGCTTCTCAAATACAATGCGAGGGAGGACACATGGAATGTTTGCGCCATGATGAGCAGGAAGGACAAGACCGCCGACATAGCGGCGGTCAAAAATTTTATCTACAGATTTGAGATTAACCAGCACTTTGGTATCAGTGTGTACCGGTATCACATAATCACCAAAGTTGGTGAAGAATGTGCCACCAAAAGGCTCTGTAACCTAGCACCATTTCAATGTGTTGTCATGGATGATACTATTTACTGCATAAATAAGCAGTTCCTGATGCAATTTGTAGCTCACGAAGTATCACCTTGTTTTAGAGCAGAAGATTGCACTGCCCTTCCCGGAGCAAAGGGAGTCCTCTTTCCCTTTGTACTCACACTGCCTGAAAGAGATTCATTACAGACTCGAGTGTAA